The following proteins are co-located in the Piliocolobus tephrosceles isolate RC106 unplaced genomic scaffold, ASM277652v3 unscaffolded_33198, whole genome shotgun sequence genome:
- the LOC111535048 gene encoding zinc finger protein 845 produces MLENYRNLVSLDISSKCMMKEFSSTAQGNTEVIHRGTMQRREPHHIGDFCFQEMEKDIRDFEFQWKEDERNSHEAPMTKLKELTSSTNRQDQTHDGNKPIKDQLGLNFHLHLSELHIFQPEGKIGNQVEKSINDDSLISTSQSIEKSINNASSFSTAQRISCRPKTHISNNYGNNFLNSSLLTQKQEVHMREKSFPCTESGKAFNYSSVLRKHQIIPLGAKQYKCDVCGKVFNQKRYLACHRRCHTGEKPYKCNDCGKTFSQELTLTCHRRLHTGEKHYKCSECGKTFSRNSALVIHKAVHTGEKSYRCNECGKTFSQTSYLVYHRRLHTGEKPYKCEECDKAFSFKSNLERHRKIHTGEKPYKCNECSRTFSRKSSLTRHRRLHTGEKPYKCNECGKTFSQMSSLVYHRRLHTGEKPYKCEECDEAFSFKSNLERHKRIHTGEKPYKCNDCGKTFSQTSSLVYHRRLHTGEKPYKCEECDEAFSFKSNLERHRIIHTGEKLYKCNECGKTFSRKSSLTRHRRLHTGEKPYKCNECGKAFRGQSALIYHQAIHGIGKLYKCNDCHQVFSNATTIANHWRIHNEERSYKCNRCGKFFRHRSYLAVHWQTHSGEKPYKCEECDEAFSFKSNLQRHRRIHTGEKPYRCNECGKTFSWKSYLTCHRRLHTGEKPHKCNECGKTFGRTSALVIHKAIHTGEKPYKCNECGKSFSQKSSLTCHCRLHTGEKPYKCEECDKVFSRKSSLEKHRRIHTGEKPYKCKVCDKAFGRDSHLAQHTRIHTGEKPYKCNEC; encoded by the coding sequence atatcTCTTCCAAATGCATGATGAAGGAGTTCTCATCAACAGCACAAGGCAATACAGAGGTGATCCACAGAGGGACAATGCAAAGACGTGAACCTCATCACATTGGAGATTTTTGCTTCCAGGAAATGGAGAAAGATATTCGTGATTTTGAGTTTCAGtggaaagaagatgaaagaaatagCCATGAAGCACCCATGACAAAACTCAAAGAGTTGACGAGTAGTACAAACCGACAGGATCAAACGCATGATGGAAACAAACCTATTAAAGATCAGCTTGGATTAAACTTTCATTTGCATCTATCTGAACTGCATATATTTCAGCCCGAAGGGAAGATTGGTAATCAAGTTGAGAAGTCTATCAACGACGATTCCTTAATTTCAACATCCCAAAGCATTGAGAAGTCTATCAACAATGCTTCTTCATTTTCAACAGCCCAAAGAATTTCTTGTAGGCCCAAAACCCATATATCTAATAACTATGGGAATAATTTCCTGAATTCTTCATTACTCACACAAAAGCAGGAAGTACACATGAGAGAAAAATCTTTCCCATGTACTGAAAGTGGCAAAGCCTTTAATTATAGCTCAGTCTTAAGGAAACATCAGATAATCCCTTTAGGAGCGAAACAGTATAAATGTGATGTGTGTGGCAAGGTCTTTAATCAAAAGCGATACCTTGCATGTCATCGTAGATGTCACACTGgcgagaaaccttacaagtgtaatgattGTGGCAAGACCTTCAGTCAGGAGTTAACCCTTACATGCCAtcgtagacttcatactggagagaaacattaCAAGTGCAGTGAGTGTGGCAAGACCTTCAGTCGAAATTCAGCCCTTGTAATTCATAAGGcagttcatactggagagaaatctTACaggtgtaatgaatgtggcaagacCTTCAGTCAAACGTCATACCTTGTATACCAtcgtagacttcatactggagagaaaccttacaaatgtgaagaatgtgacaaagctTTCAGTTTCAAATCAAACCTTGAAAGACATaggaaaattcatactggagagaaaccgtacaagtgtaatgagtgcaGCAGGACCTTTAGTCGGAAGTCATCCCTTACACGCCATCGTAggcttcatactggagagaaaccttacaagtgtaatgagtgtggtaAGACCTTCAGTCAGATGTCATCCCTTGTATACCACcgtagacttcatactggagagaaaccttacaaatgtgaagaatgtgatgAAGCTTTCAGTTTCAAATCAAACCTTGAAagacataagagaattcatactggagagaaaccttacaagtgtaatgattGTGGAAAGACCTTCAGTCAGACGTCATCCCTTGTATACCAtcgtagacttcatactggagagaaaccttacaaatgtgaagaatgtgatgAAGCTTTCAGTTTCAAATCAAACCTTGAAAGACATaggataattcatactggagagaaactttacaAGTGTAACGAATGCGGCAAGACCTTTAGTCGGAAGTCATCCCTTACACGCCAtcgtagacttcatactggagaaaaaccttacaagtgtaatgagtgtggcaaagcCTTTCGTGGGCAGTCAGCACTTATTTACCATCAAGCAATCCATGGTATAGGGAAACTTTACAAATGTAATGATTGTCACCAGGTCTTTAGTAATGCTACAACTATTGCAAATCATTGGAGAATCCATAATGAAGAGAGATCTTACAAGTGTAATAGATGTGGCAAATTTTTCAGACATCGTTCATACCTTGCAGTTCATTGGCAAACTCAtagtggagagaaaccttacaaatgtgaagaatgtgacgAAGCTTTTAGTTTCAAGTCAAACCTTCAAAGACAtaggagaattcatactggagagaaaccttacaggtgtaatgaatgtggcaagacCTTTAGTTGGAAGTCATACCTTACATGCCATCGTAGActccatactggagagaaacctcacaagtgtaatgagtgtggcaagaccTTCGGTCGCACTTCAGCCCTTGTAATTCATAAGgcaattcatactggagagaaaccttacaagtgtaatgagtgtggcaagtCCTTCAGTCAGAAGTCATCCCTTACCTGCCATtgtagacttcatactggagagaagccttacaaatgtgaagaatgtgacaaagtTTTCAGTCGCAAATCAAGCCTTGAAAAACAcaggagaattcatactgga